One window of Streptomyces sp. SUK 48 genomic DNA carries:
- a CDS encoding EamA family transporter gives MTTPGSPGTPGRLGALGPVGLVLAGGVSVQFGGALAVTLMPRAGALGVVTLRLVAAAVVLLLFCRPRLRGHSRADWGTVIAFGFAVGGMNSLFYEAVARIPLGPAVTLEVLGPLALSVVTSRRLVNVVWAALALGGVFLLGGGGFSGVDPAGVAFALGAGVMWAAYIVFSARTGRRFPQADGLAMAMTVAALLVLPLGIASSGDRLLDPTTLGLGSAVAVLSSVLPYTLELLALRNLPAATFAILMSLDPALAATAGFLILGQSLSAPEIAAIALVVAASIGAVRTQVGRSRTPVLDA, from the coding sequence GTGACGACGCCCGGTTCCCCGGGTACTCCGGGCCGTCTCGGCGCGCTCGGCCCGGTGGGGCTGGTGCTGGCCGGCGGGGTGTCGGTGCAGTTCGGCGGGGCGCTCGCGGTGACGCTGATGCCGAGGGCGGGCGCGCTGGGCGTGGTGACGCTCCGGCTCGTCGCGGCGGCCGTGGTGCTGCTGCTGTTCTGCCGCCCCCGGCTGCGCGGCCACTCGCGCGCCGACTGGGGCACGGTGATCGCCTTCGGTTTCGCGGTGGGCGGTATGAACAGCCTGTTCTACGAGGCCGTGGCCCGTATCCCGCTCGGCCCCGCCGTCACCCTCGAAGTGCTCGGCCCGCTCGCCCTCTCGGTCGTGACCTCCCGCCGTCTGGTCAACGTGGTGTGGGCGGCGCTCGCCCTGGGCGGAGTGTTCCTGCTCGGCGGCGGGGGCTTCAGCGGGGTGGACCCCGCGGGGGTGGCCTTCGCGCTGGGCGCGGGCGTGATGTGGGCGGCGTACATAGTCTTCAGCGCGCGTACCGGACGGCGCTTCCCGCAGGCGGACGGGCTGGCGATGGCCATGACGGTCGCGGCGCTGCTCGTCCTGCCGCTCGGCATCGCCTCCTCCGGCGACCGCCTCCTCGATCCGACCACCCTCGGCCTCGGCTCGGCGGTGGCCGTGCTCTCCTCGGTCCTGCCCTACACCCTCGAACTCCTGGCCCTGCGCAACCTGCCCGCCGCGACCTTCGCCATCCTGATGAGCCTGGACCCGGCCCTCGCCGCCACCGCCGGCTTCCTCATCCTCGGCCAGTCCCTCTCCGCCCCGGAGATCGCCGCGATCGCCCTGGTCGTCGCGGCGAGCATCGGCGCGGTACGCACCCAGGTGGGCCGCTCCAGGACACCGGTCCTGGACGCCTAG
- a CDS encoding peptidoglycan bridge formation glycyltransferase FemA/FemB family protein: MSLTVRPVTRAEHLAFVAGRPSASHLQLPSWGDVKPDWRAESLGWFEADGRLVGVGLVLLRPLPKVKRYLAYLPEGPVIDWDASGLERWLDPMLAHLKGLGAFSVKMGPPVVVRRWSPEAVKAAIADPDAHRLRDAPPTSEEPGALALVERLRRMGWRQTEPGGEDGFAAGQPRYVCQVPYAGRSLEDIQRGLNQQWRRNIKKAEKAGVKVVRGDQEDLPAFYELHAETAERDRFIPRPLSYFQRMWTALTAEDPDRMRLYLAQHDGEVLAAATMLIVGGHVWYSYGASTSRKREVQPNNAMQWRMMCDAHELGAEVYDFRGITDTLEESNHLLGLLRFKVGAGGGAAEYVGEWDFPLNRLLHKAFDMYMARR; encoded by the coding sequence ATGAGCCTCACCGTCCGTCCGGTCACCCGCGCCGAACACCTCGCCTTCGTGGCGGGCCGCCCCTCGGCCAGCCATCTCCAGCTGCCGTCCTGGGGGGACGTGAAGCCGGACTGGCGGGCGGAGAGCCTGGGGTGGTTCGAGGCGGACGGGCGGCTCGTCGGGGTGGGCCTGGTGCTGCTGCGGCCGTTGCCCAAGGTCAAGCGGTATCTGGCGTATCTGCCCGAGGGCCCGGTCATCGACTGGGACGCGTCCGGCCTGGAGCGCTGGCTGGACCCGATGCTGGCCCATCTCAAGGGGCTCGGCGCCTTCTCGGTGAAGATGGGGCCGCCCGTGGTGGTGCGGCGGTGGAGCCCCGAGGCGGTCAAGGCCGCCATCGCCGACCCGGACGCGCACCGGCTGCGGGACGCGCCGCCGACCTCCGAGGAGCCGGGGGCGCTCGCCCTCGTCGAGCGGCTGCGCCGGATGGGCTGGCGGCAGACCGAGCCCGGCGGCGAGGACGGCTTCGCCGCGGGGCAGCCCCGGTACGTCTGCCAGGTGCCGTACGCCGGACGGTCCCTGGAGGACATCCAGCGCGGGCTCAACCAGCAGTGGCGGCGCAACATCAAGAAGGCCGAGAAGGCGGGGGTGAAGGTCGTACGGGGGGACCAGGAGGACCTGCCGGCGTTCTACGAGCTGCACGCGGAGACGGCGGAGCGGGACCGTTTCATCCCGCGCCCGCTGTCGTACTTCCAGCGGATGTGGACGGCGCTCACCGCCGAGGACCCGGACCGGATGCGGCTGTACCTCGCACAGCACGACGGCGAGGTGCTCGCCGCGGCCACGATGCTGATCGTCGGCGGCCATGTCTGGTACTCCTACGGCGCCTCCACGAGCCGCAAGCGGGAGGTGCAGCCCAACAACGCGATGCAGTGGCGGATGATGTGCGACGCCCATGAGCTGGGCGCCGAGGTCTACGACTTCCGGGGCATCACCGACACCCTGGAGGAGTCCAACCACCTCCTCGGTCTGCTCCGCTTCAAGGTGGGCGCGGGCGGCGGGGCGGCGGAGTACGTGGGCGAGTGGGACTTCCCGCTGAACCGCCTGCTGCACAAGGCGTTCGACATGTATATGGCGCGCCGCTGA
- a CDS encoding FAD-binding and (Fe-S)-binding domain-containing protein, whose amino-acid sequence MTMDASNYRRVPAGVVAPRDAEDVAAALEVCRARGVPVVARGGGTSIAGQATGTGVVLDFTRHMNRLVELDPGTRTAVVQPGLVLDSLQRAAAPHGLRFGPDPSTHGRCTLGGMVGNNSCGSHSVAWGTTADNIAGLDVLTARGERLRLGPGWAGAPEGLRELAEGELARLRTGFPDLPRRISGYALDALLPEKGADVARSFCGSEGTLGILTEAVVRLVEAPPARALAVLGYGDESAAAEAAAGLLPHRPLTVEGMAADLVPPGAGLPEGGAWLFVETGGESPAEARARAEEIVRAADVVDALVVTEPAAQLTLWRIREDASGTATRMPDGSKAWPGWEDCAVPPARLGAYLRDFRALLSSHALRGTPYGHFGDGCIHVRIDFDLLTRDGIGRFRRFSEELAGLVVAHGGSLSGEHGDGQARAELLPRMYGAETVRLFERAKALWDPDDLLNPGMLVRPAPLDGNLRFSVLPAGAVDVAFGYPADGGDFRAAVRRCVGVAKCRTTTAAGPAVMCPSFRATGEEEHSTRGRARLLHEMLAGELITDGWRSTEVRDALDLCLACKGCRTDCPVGVDMATYKAEFLHHHYADRRRPAAHHSMGRLPEWLRGIARTRTAPLLNALAAVPPLAAAAKRLGGIAPERRLPRLAPRTFTGWWRRRKPAPAPGAGDLVVLWPDTFTEHLSPSVGRAAVRVLEAAGLRVTLPPARLPRRSPLARPGDAAPAPSLLPARHARVCCGLTYVSTGQLDRARTVLRRTLDLLEPVLRAGAPVVVLEPSCAAALRTDLPELLHDDPRAARLAAAVRTFAETLERHAPHWTPPAVDRPVAGQTHCHQHAVLGDDPDRRLRESAGLTGELSGGCCGLAGNFGFEKGHFEVSRACAEERLLPSIREAAPDTVVLADGYSCRTQLEQLGGVKGRHLAEVLAEALDRDTGAPDRDTGAGEGDGGPPADGRFPRLR is encoded by the coding sequence ATGACCATGGACGCCTCCAACTACCGGCGCGTCCCCGCCGGAGTGGTCGCCCCCCGGGACGCCGAGGACGTGGCGGCGGCGCTGGAGGTGTGCCGAGCCCGCGGGGTGCCGGTGGTCGCCCGCGGCGGGGGGACGTCCATCGCCGGGCAGGCCACGGGAACAGGGGTCGTACTGGATTTCACGCGCCACATGAACCGTCTGGTGGAGCTGGACCCCGGCACGCGCACGGCCGTCGTACAGCCCGGCCTGGTCCTCGACAGCCTCCAGCGCGCCGCCGCCCCGCACGGCCTGCGCTTCGGCCCCGATCCGTCCACGCACGGCCGCTGCACCCTCGGCGGGATGGTCGGCAACAACTCCTGCGGCTCCCACTCGGTGGCCTGGGGGACGACCGCCGACAACATCGCGGGGCTGGACGTGCTCACCGCGCGCGGTGAGCGGCTGCGGCTCGGGCCGGGGTGGGCCGGCGCGCCCGAGGGGCTGCGGGAGCTGGCGGAGGGCGAGCTGGCCCGGCTGCGCACCGGCTTCCCGGACCTGCCCCGCCGCATCTCCGGGTACGCACTGGACGCGCTGCTGCCGGAGAAGGGCGCCGACGTGGCCCGCTCCTTCTGCGGCTCCGAGGGCACCCTCGGCATCCTCACCGAGGCGGTCGTCCGCCTGGTCGAGGCCCCGCCCGCCCGCGCTCTCGCGGTGCTGGGGTACGGCGACGAGAGCGCCGCCGCCGAGGCCGCCGCCGGCCTCCTGCCGCACCGCCCGCTGACGGTGGAGGGCATGGCCGCCGACCTGGTGCCCCCGGGGGCGGGACTGCCCGAGGGCGGCGCCTGGCTGTTCGTGGAGACCGGCGGGGAGTCGCCGGCGGAGGCCCGTGCGCGCGCGGAGGAGATCGTCCGGGCCGCCGATGTCGTGGACGCCCTCGTGGTGACCGAGCCCGCCGCCCAGCTCACCCTGTGGCGCATCCGCGAGGACGCGAGCGGCACGGCGACGCGGATGCCGGACGGCTCCAAGGCATGGCCCGGCTGGGAGGACTGCGCGGTGCCCCCCGCCCGGCTCGGCGCCTATCTGCGCGACTTCCGCGCCCTGCTCTCCTCGCACGCCCTGCGCGGCACCCCGTACGGCCACTTCGGCGACGGCTGTATCCACGTCCGCATCGACTTCGACCTGCTCACCCGGGACGGCATCGGCCGCTTCCGGCGCTTCTCGGAGGAACTGGCCGGCCTGGTGGTGGCCCACGGCGGCTCGCTGTCCGGGGAGCACGGCGACGGCCAGGCCCGCGCGGAACTGCTGCCCCGGATGTACGGCGCCGAGACGGTGCGCCTGTTCGAGCGCGCCAAGGCCCTGTGGGACCCGGACGACCTGCTCAACCCCGGCATGCTGGTCCGCCCCGCCCCGCTCGACGGCAACCTCCGCTTCTCCGTGCTCCCGGCCGGGGCCGTGGACGTGGCCTTCGGCTACCCGGCCGACGGCGGCGACTTCCGTGCGGCCGTCCGCCGCTGCGTCGGCGTGGCCAAGTGCCGTACGACCACGGCGGCGGGACCCGCTGTGATGTGCCCGTCGTTCCGGGCCACCGGCGAGGAGGAGCACTCCACCCGGGGCCGGGCCCGGCTGCTGCACGAGATGCTGGCGGGGGAGCTGATCACCGACGGCTGGCGCTCCACCGAGGTCCGCGACGCCCTCGATCTCTGCCTCGCCTGCAAGGGCTGCCGCACGGACTGCCCGGTCGGCGTCGACATGGCCACCTACAAGGCCGAGTTCCTGCACCACCACTACGCGGACCGCCGCCGCCCCGCCGCCCACCACAGCATGGGCCGCCTGCCGGAGTGGCTGCGCGGGATCGCCCGCACCCGCACGGCTCCCCTGCTGAACGCGCTCGCCGCCGTCCCGCCCCTGGCGGCCGCCGCGAAGCGCCTCGGCGGGATCGCGCCCGAGCGGCGGCTGCCCCGGCTCGCCCCGAGAACCTTCACCGGCTGGTGGCGGCGCCGGAAGCCCGCGCCGGCCCCGGGCGCAGGGGACCTGGTCGTCCTCTGGCCGGACACCTTCACCGAACACCTGTCCCCCTCGGTCGGCCGGGCGGCCGTCCGCGTCCTGGAGGCCGCCGGGCTGCGGGTGACCCTCCCTCCGGCCCGGCTGCCCCGTCGGAGCCCCCTCGCGCGGCCCGGCGACGCCGCCCCGGCCCCCTCCCTCCTCCCGGCCCGCCACGCCCGGGTCTGCTGCGGGCTGACCTACGTCTCCACCGGCCAGCTGGACCGGGCCCGTACGGTGCTGCGCCGCACGCTCGATCTGCTGGAGCCGGTGCTGCGCGCGGGCGCCCCGGTCGTCGTGCTGGAACCGAGCTGCGCGGCCGCCCTGCGCACCGATCTCCCGGAACTCCTGCACGACGACCCGCGCGCGGCCCGGCTCGCCGCCGCCGTCCGCACCTTCGCCGAGACCCTGGAGCGGCACGCCCCGCACTGGACCCCGCCCGCCGTGGACCGCCCCGTCGCGGGCCAGACCCACTGCCATCAGCACGCGGTGCTCGGCGACGACCCGGACCGCCGGCTGCGCGAGTCGGCCGGCCTCACCGGGGAACTTTCCGGCGGCTGCTGTGGCCTGGCCGGCAACTTCGGCTTCGAGAAGGGCCACTTCGAGGTCTCCCGGGCCTGCGCGGAGGAGCGGCTGCTGCCCTCCATACGGGAGGCGGCCCCGGACACCGTGGTCCTGGCCGACGGCTACTCCTGCCGCACCCAGCTGGAGCAACTGGGCGGGGTGAAGGGGCGGCACCTGGCGGAGGTGCTGGCCGAGGCGCTGGACCGGGACACGGGCGCGCCGGACCGGGACACGGGCGCGGGAGAGGGGGACGGCGGGCCGCCGGCGGACGGTCGTTTCCCTAGGCTGAGGTGA